The Tachysurus vachellii isolate PV-2020 chromosome 10, HZAU_Pvac_v1, whole genome shotgun sequence genomic sequence CTAATTCAATATTTACATGACTCCCCAGGTAGCGTTTGGTGGAGGGGGTTGGGTTGTTTTGGtgcctgtttgttttctgaatgGTTAGGTTATTGTAAAGGTTGACAAGCTACTAAACTTGTATAGAAACATCTTATGTGCTGCTTTCTGTATGAATGAACAATGATTTACACAAAGCTCTGTTGACAATCGAAGTGTTGTGCTGTATTTCTCTGTTCAATTTTTGTAAAGAAATGTGTTGGTTTGAGGGAAATAATTACTATAATGTGGGCATTTTACCAGCTTGAGGGAGTGTACTGTCCATAAATCTGCACAACCTCCTGGTTATTTGCATGTTTCCAAAGGGACCCTTTAACTGTGCTGCTGTAATACACAATATTGTTGTTATGCTTTTTTTGTTCGTCATGTTGTTAGAGTTTGTGTTGTATGAATATATAATTGATCTTTTACTCTACTGcttctgctttttatttgctaaatatttatttgtggtaGGCTCATGAATTTAATTTatagcttaaaaaaaacttaaaatgatGCATAAAATAATAGCAACTTTATCCCTGTCAGGGTCATACAGTAGGAATCGATGCCATGACACTAAAGGGCCAGTTTATTGTAGAGTAAGAGAAACCCCTATAGTATACACCTGTATTTGTATAACTGATCTTTGGGCCAAAAGTTATTCCACTCAAAagttgtgtttatgttcagaTTTCAGCCTTTCAGTATTAATTCCATGTTAATTCCACTTTTCACTGCAAACATCAGAAGTATATCACACCAAATGTAAAATAAGATGAATGAAAAGTAGATACATAATCAAACTGAACTATTAGCCACTACGCAAGCTGccacatataataaataataagaaaagagaaaaataataataaaaaaaataaaaggggggcacggtggcttagaagttagcacgttcgcctcacacctccagggttgggggttcgattcccgcctccgccttgtgtgtgtggagtttgcatgttctccccgtgcctcgggggtttcctccgggtactccagtttcctcccccggtccaaagacatgcatggtaggttgtttggcatctctggaaaattgtccgtagtgtgtgattgcgtgagtgaatgagagcgtgtgtgtgcaatgcgatgggttggcactccgtccagggtgtatcctgccttgatgcccgatgacgcctgagacgcctgaggcacaggctccccgtgacccgaggtagtttggataagcggtagaaaatgaatgaatgaataaaaataaaaaaaagtacacaatCTAACACATTACTTAAGTGTCACGTGGTGCAAAAGGGGCGGGGCCTCACACACTGCTTGCGATACTGAATGAACTCCATTTAAGGAAGGTAGACATGATGCTTTTCTGGGCTTCAGGTAACTCATTTTAGTGGCTCCATATTTCTAACAGAAGCATGGGAAAAATACACTTTTATGCACTGTGGTCCTTACACGAAGCACCTCGTCAGTTTATCAGGTGagatagtattttttttttaaagagtatccgagtttttttttgtgactatATTATTCAAAGGTACTTAAACCATTCAGTTTTCTTGCCGTTTCTTCAGTAACGTGAACCGCAGCAGCTACCAGCTCCAAATCCCACTACCTTTACCCAAGCAGCTCATCGTGTTCAGTCTGGGAGACTGGACCTCATTTTCTAGCCACACAACAGTATTAACTGAGGTGTTTGTTAGCCCTGATGTCAAACCACAGAAAATTGGGATTATTTCGCCACATTCAAGGTAGGAACATTGATCAATTAACTAATTAAccaattaattagttaattaattaacctGCCTACGAATAAATACACTTCTGATAAgggaaatatataaatgtatatatatgtatgtatgtgtgtatatatttgtgtgtgtgtgtgtgtgtgtgtatgtgtgtgtatatatacatatgtatgtatatatgtgtatatatgtgtataatatatatatatatatatataatcacacacacacacacacacacacacacatatatatatatatatatatatatatatatatatatatatatatatatatatatatatataatatatatataatgtgtgtgtgtgtgtgtgtgtgtatatatatatataatatgacataaaaaaaaaatctagctgTATGTTTTCTTCTCCCTTTACAATGGAAGTTGTTTGGTGTGGGAAGGAGACTGGACAGTGAGCCTTTTAAACGAGTCCACAGTGAAGAGCAGGAGAGGTGCATATGCCAAAGTGTTGCTCACTGTCTGTGGAGAGgtattgtgtctgtgtttttatctttaagTTCATGCAAGCTTGGTCTTCACATACAGTAGTTGTACGTATGTCAAGTCTATTTATTGGCTTGTGTTTACGCTTTTAATCTGCATTTGTAAATAGTCTGGTGTTAATGTGGTGATGTGCATAGATAATACGCTGAGAATTCCTTAACTTTTCTCTGGGGCTTGAGAGATACAAACAAGATCATATTTGGATTGTAGGCCGTTTTTTGTATTCAGCAGTGACAATGACGGTGGtctgtgacctctgctctgatCACCGATAGTGCTATGAACACTTAGTGAGttatagtacacacacaaacaccaaaccaaCCCTACAGTGTCTGATTAATCACCTGTACCTGATTACCAATGGGTTAAGCCAACAGATCAGCTCTGGTCAGTAACTATATTTGATAAAAATGGACAATAATGGTAGTAACAAGAAATGTGTACCTAATAAACAGTGGACTGTAGATGAACGGTGTAGAGGTCACTGATGAAATGGTACAAAGTTTAAAACTAGTGGTATCCATTAATAACATTACAAAGAGTAACCTAGTGATACTAAAAAAGTATGTGTTATTTAAGGTACATTGCTGTTAACCAGGAAGAGAGTTTATTGTGCTTTACAGTATTCACTGTGTGATCTAAATAGTTAATCTTCTGTCTATAATAAAGGTGAAATCCAGCTTTGTTAGCAGTACACCACTGGTGAAAAGGAGACGTCCAGCCCCCAATCAGTTGAGCAGTTTCTCCCAGACCCTTCTGAGCAGTGCTAGCAACACTAATGTGAGGAGCTTCAGCTGAAACAGCTTTATCATATGTCATTTCTTTTGTACTACTGATCCTTTTTAATAGCTAATAATATGACGTATTTAACCGTTTTAATGGTGGTCATGTCTCCTTATGATCATGTCACAGAGATCATCACCCGAGGACACGGTCAGTTATGCAGAGCTCAAAACAAGCAAAGAGGAGATTCAGGATATCAGCCTCAGAACTTCAGGTGTTTGGGCTTTGGTGAGGAATACTCAATggcataattatttattaactaGAAAGCATGCATTTGGTAATTTAatcattcaaaataataatgaattaattgttAAAGTGCTTCAAGTTATATAGACTATTTAAGTATGCTAGTATgtgaaactatataaaaaaaaagtatatgaaATCTGCTTCACAAAATTATGTATATAATCTAAAAGATTTAGAATTTATTGTATACATAATTTCAAGAagcagatttcatttttttcacaatttcttttaattaaaggtttgatttaaaaataaatagtttggttatattattatttggttaatattattttttttttaattaacacatttccAATGCAGTAATTCACATTAAATTTTGACCTTAACATTAGTATTAACTTATCCCATCTCTAAATGCAAGTATACAAACATTGTTACATAACAGCACTGGTGACCGACAGATTTCACAACTcctaaatgtttctgtacacacCATTCGTTTCAGATAATTACCATACAATGGACATCACAATTTATTGTAAGGTCTATGTTTTTCATGAAGGATAAAACTCCAAGACGGACTGTTATAGGAAAGAGAGGATGCAGTTTGAGAAACGAGGGATCTGAAACGCAGCAGAGTTCAAGACGAGGTTCCAGCCCTAAGAAGTGCAAACTGGACGTATATACTTCACAAAATGAGGAGAAGGAAGTTGTTAAGAGGACGAGGGATTGCCGGGCAGGTAAACGCTTCTACACCACATGTGTGAAAATACTTCTGTGCATTTTATGGTCTCCTTTTGCATTAGCCTACTTTTTTGAGGTatccatttttgtaaatatctgtgtttttatgaaatttaGCGAATGTTACTGACAGTGctcagtacacactcactgGTTATGTTTTTAGGAACATCATATTAATAGGGTGACATCTGAGCATTCAGATCTTCCTGGATTTCACAAGCAGATATACTCCTTTGAGATCAtggtccatgttgacatgattgcatAAGCTAATTACCGCAGAACTGTCAGTTGCACATTCATGTTCCCTATCTCCCATTCTGCAGCATCCCAAGGGTGCTTTACTAGATTCAGGTGACTGGAAAGGCTACTGAAGCACAGTGAACTtgtgtttgtttagttataAACAACTTTCACATGgcacattgtcatgctggaagtaCGGATTAAAAGATGGCTAAACTGTGTTCATAAAAGGTTGAATATTCTCAGTTACAGTACTCTGATGATGGCACACCGGCTGTGGCatgtgtgccaagaaaacattcccttCACCATTACAGAATAAACACTTAACTCGCTAGCATCTGATTCTTATTTGTGTAAATTGGAACCCAATGCCATCTCCTGTTCTGCTCTCATAACCCATgaacctcaaggtttgacgtgtgAAGCCTGTATTGCTTTCCAGtttactgtaaatgaaataagtgGTTCTTGTAGTCTTTCCTGTCAACTgaaaccagtctggtcattctcctctgactcTTCTCCGCTAGGCCACCTGCAGAACTGCGGCACACCGAATGTTTTTGCCTTTTGTAcagttatttttaaattgtacaGACTGTTGTGCATGAAGGTCCTAGAAGATCAGGGCTTGGTTgttgtatttcagaaactgctgatcaaaACCAGAGATTATGTTTGGATGTTTATCATGAACGTGAATTTGAAGGTGTTGTATGTGGGCtaacgcaccacacacacacactcactcaccacaaaaaatattattaattaaacaattacCTATGCTTTTCAGAGCATCCATCAAAGCGCTGGAACCATACCATGTGTTTATGTGATCCTGACACTGCTGTTCTGATCGGTGGAGAGACAGCAGAACAAAACTGCTCAACAGACTCTATCTGGAAGCTGGAGATTGGTGTGTTCTTTTCTCACAGGTGTCTAGTTCAGTATAGTGATGTTTTGGGCAGTGACGGTGATGGACTAAGCTTGCATTTTAAATAGCAGTGGCTCTCGCTCTATTACCGAGCCATTTATTCTGATTTTTATGTACGGCTACTAAAGGTCTCTACAACTGCTTAAATGTTGCATGAGCTGATTCAGTGCTGTTCAGGTATAGACACAGTAAATGTGCATAGGAAAAAATTTGATGCTAACGTCCTTTCTACCTCTACAGATGGTGATTTTTGGTTCCCCATGAATTCTGCTACAGTTGGGCCTCTCCCTCCCAGCTCTCAAGGCCACTCTGCAGCCTTTGACCCTGAGAATAAGGTTGTCTATGTGTATGGTGGTTTTAGAGATGGTCAACGCTATGGTGATATTTATATGCTGGACACACTGACCTGGAAGTGGAAACTTATTAAAGTGAGTTTAACATATTCAGCTAAATGCAGTTTTCAGTAGCTCAGTAACCTCTGCATTATTTTAGAAGCATGCTTGTCTATAGTTTATCAATATTAATCaactttaaatattaatttctaCCAGGCAAAAGGAAATATCCCATCATTAGCATACCACAGCTGCAGCATTTATAAGAGTGAGCTGTATGTATTTGGAGGGTTGCAGCCGAGTCGAGGTCCTGGAGGCAAAGCTTGCAGTAACGCTCTTTACATCTTCAACCCTGAACATGAGCTGTGGTACCAACCAATTGTAGAAGGGGACCGCCCTCTTCCCAGGTTTGGGTCAGTCTGCTTTTCAcattatgttataattattattaaatgttccTAGCTTTTTGGCAGAAATACATATTTAgtatgtgtaattgtgtatttCATGTCTCTTAGAACTTACTGATATTTATAAACAGGCACTCCAGCACCCTACTTCCTGACAAACTAGTGATATTTGGAGGTCAAAAATCTGCTGCCTACCTCAACGACCTCTACATTTTAGATCTTGGTAAAGGAAATATCATTAtttgaaaacacacagaaaatgtgATCGTTGACAAGATGTCACTAACTGCTTGAATTATCACTAAAGGCTTTATGGAATACACTGCagtgaaatatgaaaacatgcCACCCATTGCCCGTGGGTAAGTGTTCTCTGATCTCAAATCACTTATACCGTATGTTTCTttgaattaaataatgaaatggtCTTTTCCATATTTCTGTGACTCTGATCATATATTGTCTTTCCTCCTTTCATATGGTCAGGTTTCATGCTGCTCTGCCCGTGTCTGACAACAGGGTGCTGATCAGCGGAGGCTGCAGTGCTGTAGGAGCACTACAAGATCTCCATCTCTTTAATATAGGtaattgtttcatttctttctaaTAAAATTAATTGGGTTTGCTAAAGTTGGTTGTTGCCATTAAATATGTCTATTAAAATTGCAactgttttgctttattttgttacagAGACCAGCTGCTGGACATCAGTGGTATGTCCATTGTTTTCCTCAAAGCCTCGTGCTGGACACAGTCTAATCAGTCTGACCAGCGCTGTGCCTTCACACACTGAAGGGAACCAGGGAGATGGCCATCACACCTGCCTCTCCACCCAGTATACCATCTTAGTGTTTGGGGGCTCTGATTGCACTGGCATGTTTTATGATGATATGGTCAAATGCGTCATTGAAATCCCTGCTGAAGGACAGCGACTAGATATAAAAGCAACTCAAAAGATCATAGTGCATGGCTGAGAAACCCGACTGTTAAGTGATGCAGATTTTATTCTACAattaaaacttttcttttttccttcagttATGAGAGAAAATGGAACTTCTCATCATGATTgcacttttattctttttatttattttaaagccaaTTTTACAGATTTGAACAGCTGCTTGGCAGCTACTGTTTAATTTTATCTAATACAAATTGAGATTTCTATTTTCAATAGCATTCTGTTTTATAGTTTCAGGGATTAACGCAACACCCAGTTGTCACTTTTGTccaataaataattttccaCGTATTTGAAGGCacattttatcctttttttcttacttGTTTCACTTCGTTTGAAACCTTATGTCAATCACTGATATGTTTGTGTAATTTCTATTTCTTGTAAACTGCACATATAATTTGGACATACTTTCTCTGAAACAATAAATGAAACCTCATTTACTGAAGGAACATACTTCAATCAAGAATCCGGTTTGcttttgtctgtattttatttgttttggttaAAGTTTTAATGATATTTTGGTGCTGTGGAGTAAAATGATGTTTATGCCCTCAGGTCATCAGGTGTATCAGGCTGACAGGATGGATGACTGATTTTGAAGGCCTCAAGCTCCATTAGGGTCTGGTTTATCCGCTTGATTGTTGGATACTGGTCAAGATCCACTTTAAaccttttgcaaaaaaaaacaaacaaacaaaaaaaaacaatgctttaACATTACCCTGCATGTTTTATAAAAAGCATGTAAGCTGCAAgatgacattttaaacatttctaatttcAGTTGAGTCCTATACCTTTCAGCATTATAGACCTGGGGTACAAGACAAATGTCTGCCATGGATATCTGAAGCAGAGAAATTGCACAAGAGGTCAATTTAAAGCATAGAGAAATGGACATTTTCACTGCtttattctgtaatttcttaatCAGTGTAACATATCAGGAATCTTTATTAACTTACTCTTACATGCAGCATATATACAGTGTAGTCTGTATGTTTAACTTTTTGTCCTATTCTCCAGTTATTtggattttaaacaaaaatggcaTATGAAGTTATTCCTATGAATAACTAATCTCTGTACTAGAGGTGTGCACAGGGCAAAGTTTTTGTTCACAGTATTTTCTAACAAACTGATTACAGAAAATATAACCAACTAATAATCCAAGT encodes the following:
- the zgc:163014 gene encoding rab9 effector protein with kelch motifs isoform X1 — encoded protein: MGKIHFYALWSLHEAPRQFISNVNRSSYQLQIPLPLPKQLIVFSLGDWTSFSSHTTVLTEVFVSPDVKPQKIGIISPHSSCLVWEGDWTVSLLNESTVKSRRGAYAKVLLTVCGEVKSSFVSSTPLVKRRRPAPNQLSSFSQTLLSSASNTNRSSPEDTVSYAELKTSKEEIQDISLRTSGVWALDKTPRRTVIGKRGCSLRNEGSETQQSSRRGSSPKKCKLDVYTSQNEEKEVVKRTRDCRAEHPSKRWNHTMCLCDPDTAVLIGGETAEQNCSTDSIWKLEIDGDFWFPMNSATVGPLPPSSQGHSAAFDPENKVVYVYGGFRDGQRYGDIYMLDTLTWKWKLIKAKGNIPSLAYHSCSIYKSELYVFGGLQPSRGPGGKACSNALYIFNPEHELWYQPIVEGDRPLPRFGHSSTLLPDKLVIFGGQKSAAYLNDLYILDLGFMEYTAVKYENMPPIARGFHAALPVSDNRVLISGGCSAVGALQDLHLFNIETSCWTSVVCPLFSSKPRAGHSLISLTSAVPSHTEGNQGDGHHTCLSTQYTILVFGGSDCTGMFYDDMVKCVIEIPAEGQRLDIKATQKIIVHG
- the zgc:163014 gene encoding rab9 effector protein with kelch motifs isoform X2 encodes the protein MGKIHFYALWSLHEAPRQFISNVNRSSYQLQIPLPLPKQLIVFSLGDWTSFSSHTTVLTEVFVSPDVKPQKIGIISPHSSCLVWEGDWTVSLLNESTVKSRRGAYAKVLLTVCGEVKSSFVSSTPLVKRRRPAPNQLSSFSQTLLSSASNTNRSSPEDTVSYAELKTSKEEIQDISLRTSGVWALDKTPRRTVIGKRGCSLRNEGSETQQSSRRGSSPKKCKLDVYTSQNEEKEVVKRTRDCRAEHPSKRWNHTMCLCDPDTAVLIGGETAEQNCSTDSIWKLEIDGDFWFPMNSATVGPLPPSSQGHSAAFDPENKVVYVYGGFRDGQRYGDIYMLDTLTWKWKLIKAKGNIPSLAYHSCSIYKSELYVFGGLQPSRGPGGKACSNALYIFNPEHELWYQPIVEGDRPLPRHSSTLLPDKLVIFGGQKSAAYLNDLYILDLGFMEYTAVKYENMPPIARGFHAALPVSDNRVLISGGCSAVGALQDLHLFNIETSCWTSVVCPLFSSKPRAGHSLISLTSAVPSHTEGNQGDGHHTCLSTQYTILVFGGSDCTGMFYDDMVKCVIEIPAEGQRLDIKATQKIIVHG